One region of Ptiloglossa arizonensis isolate GNS036 chromosome 8, iyPtiAriz1_principal, whole genome shotgun sequence genomic DNA includes:
- the Drpr gene encoding multiple EGF like domains draper isoform X1, with translation MALSIWLVTSIVVLGTTHALEGPNICTRQETYTITVKVSEQKPYTMRENTWCFSFPPRCSKYKVVFKTVFRKQEITKQRPVEECCKGYTQTTTGDRCIPICSTDCVHGTCFAPDFCKCESGYGGPLCDFMCPAGKWGKSCEKDCMCQNEAICDPFNGECMCTRGWTGIHCDQTCPPDRYGQDCGEECRCRHGGSCHHISGECHCAPGYTGPLCDNLCPPGKHGDECKSECKCQNGGSCSPTTGECFCNPGWTGSVCANRCPDGFWGVNCSQICDCYNEGGCHHITGKCECKPGYYGEKCLNICPEGKFGLNCINNCTCENGALCSAINGTCTCSSGWMGEKCNKRVCKKEYWGPNCTKICDCDNDNTELCHPWTGKCICKTGWDGETCARPCPFYTYGKGCQNRCNCKNNAQCSPINGTCICAAGYRGEDCSEICPDNTYGENCAQKCVCKNGAICSPENGRCNCTAGWVGVSCNRPCDAKSFGKDCEGKCKCFNNAACNPQNGTCTCAAGFTGEFCQDSCKNGSFGQGCTQICDCHEENSLDCDSATGRCICKPEWRGIRCETRCPEGLYGENCHSHCECMNNSSCDPETGICICARGWEGSNCSEPCKKGWYGVNCKEKCPEKMQGNMTCDHVTGEYVCRPGYLGLTCEHPCPPNRYGLNCAHHCRCKNGGECHHVTGVCQCRPGWHGEYCQTPCPDGTYGINCTQHCTCQHGGKCRSNDGHCRCTAGWTGTKCTEVCPEGYYGDHCMEPCDCKNDFFTCHPADGCTCKHGYGGLNCDQELFSRNVQQKKEGGYGSIVAGFLFAAVVIAMTLAGWIYHRRRVTDLKNEIAQVQYIAEPASPPEQTQFDNPVYAYQGSSKFDDGTTTLLNNFQFRNNLGTSKKINNEKVKLGLSSCMDDDDDCKGSYNRYDLKNRDADMGNPNLNVYHSIDEMDGKKVEHVYDEIKQNNDESEYDQLDNPRPVSGYNQYNRMPNGLCSNSSDSAGPSKMKDKDPERGET, from the exons ATGGCTTTATCGATTTGGTTGGTAACTTCAATTGTCGTTCTGGGAACGACTCACGCTCTCGAGGGACCGAATATTTGCACGAGGCAAGAAAC GTACACGATAACAGTGAAGGTATCGGAGCAGAAACCTTACACGATGCGGGAGAACACCTGGTGCTTCAGTTTTCCACCGAGATGTTCCAAATACAAAGTCGTGTTCAAGACGGTGTTCAGGAAACAG GAAATAACGAAGCAAAGGCCGGTGGAAGAGTGTTGCAAAGGCTACACGCAGACAACCACCGGTGATCGTTGCATACCTATTTGCTCCACGGATTGCGTTCATGGCACTTGCTTTGCACCAGATTTTTGCAAGTGCGAGTCAGGATATGGAGGCCCGTTATGCGATTTCA TGTGTCCAGCTGGAAAATGGGGCAAATCTTGTGAAAAGGATTGCATGTGCCAGAATGAAGCCATCTGTGACCCATTCAATGGCGAATGTATGTGCACCAGAGGATGGACTGGTATTCATTGTGATCAAACATGCCCTCCTGACCGATATGGACAGGATTGCGGGGAAGAGTGTCGCTGCAGACACGGTGGAAGCTGCCATCACATCTCTGGCGAATGCCATTGTGCCCCTGGCTACACAGGACCTCT TTGCGACAATTTATGTCCTCCTGGAAAACACGGTGACGAATGCAAATCAGAGTGCAAGTGTCAGAACGGTGGTTCCTGCAGTCCTACTACCGGTGAATGCTTCTGTAACCCTGGATGGACT GGTTCAGTCTGTGCGAATCGTTGTCCAGATGGTTTCTGGGGTGTAAATTGTTCCCAAATTTGTGATTGCTACAATGAAGGTGGCTGTCATCACATTACAGGGAAATGTGAATGCAAACCTGGTTACTATGGTGAAAAG TGCTTGAATATATGTCCAGAAGGAAAGTTTGGTTTGAACTGTATCAATAACTGTACCTGTGAAAATGGCGCATTGTGTTCTGCAATTAATGGCACTTGTACGTGTAGTTCCGGTTGGATGGGTGAAAAGTGCAATAAACGTGTCTGCAAGAAAGAATACTGGGGGCCTAATTGTACAAAG ATTTGCGACTGCGACAACGACAATACAGAACTGTGTCATCCTTGGACTGGGAAGTGCATTTGTAAGACTGGATGGGATGGTGAAACCTGTGCCAGACCTTGTCCATTCTATACATATGGCAAGGGTTGCCAGAATCGTTGTAATTGCAAGAATAACGCGCAATGCTCACCGATAAATGGAACTTGTATCTGCGCAGCAGGATACAGAGGTGAGGATTGTAGTGAAATATGTCCTGACAACACTTATGGCGAGAACTGTGCACAAAAATGTGTCTGCAAGAATGGTGCAATTTGCTCACCCGAGAACGGACGGTGCAACTGTACAGCAG GATGGGTTGGTGTTTCGTGTAATCGTCCCTGCGACGCCAAATCATTTGGCAAGGACTGTGAGGGAAAATGCAAATGCTTTAACAATGCCGCCTGTAATCCGCAAAATG GCACATGCACGTGTGCAGCTGGTTTCACCGGAGAATTTTGCCAAGATTCTTGCAAAAATGGATCTTTTGGGCAAGGATGTACTCAGATTTGTGATTGCCATGAGGAGAACAGTTTGGACTGTGATTCTGCCACGGGCCGTTGTATCTGTAAGCCAGAGTGGCGAG GAATCCGCTGTGAAACAAGATGTCCAGAAGGTCTTTATGGTGAAAACTGCCATTCACATTGTGAATGTATGAACAATAGTTCATGTGATCCAGAAACAGGCATTTGCATTTGTGCTAGAGGCTGGGAAGGATCTAATTGTTCTGAACCTTGTAAAAAAGGCTGGTATGGTGTGAACTGTAAAGAAAAATGTCCAGAGAAAATGCAGG GAAACATGACTTGTGATCACGTCACCGGTGAATACGTTTGCCGTCCGGGATACTTGGGCTTAACCTGTGAACATCCTTGTCCACCTAATCGTTACGGATTGAATTGTGCTCATCATTGTCGTTGCAAAAATGGTGGAGAATGTCATCATGTAACAG GTGTATGTCAGTGCCGACCAGGTTGGCACGGCGAATATTGTCAAACACCTTGTCCAGATGGAACATATGGCATAAATTGCACTCAACACTGTACATGCCAACATGGAGGGAAATGCAGGTCTAATGATGGTCACTGTCGTTGTACAGCTGGTTGGACTGGCACCAAATGTACAGAGG TTTGTCCAGAAGGATATTATGGTGATCATTGTATGGAACCCTGTGATTGTAAAAATGACTTCTTTACATGTCATCCTGCTGATGGTTGTACTTGCAAGCATGGATACGGAG GTTTAAATTGTGATCAAGAATTATTTTCACGTAATGTTCAACAAAAGAAGGAAGGTGGATACGGCAGTATAGTTGCAGGATTTTTATTCGCTGCTGTCGTTATCGCTATGACTTTGGCAGGTTGGATATATCACCGGCGCAGAGTAACAGatctgaaaaatgaaattgcacAAGTGCAATATATCGCTGAACCTGCATCTCCTCCGG AACAAACACAGTTCGATAATCCTGTGTACGCGTATCAAGGTTCCTCGAAATTTGACGATGGAACAACTACTTTGTTGAATAATTTCCAGTTTAGAAATAATCTTGGAACAagcaagaaaataaataatgagaAGGTTAAACTTGGTTTAAGTAGTTGTATGGATGACGATGATGATTGCAAAG GATCATATAATCGATACGATCTTAAGAACAGAGATGCAGATATGGGAAATCCTAATCT
- the Drpr gene encoding multiple EGF like domains draper isoform X2, whose product MALSIWLVTSIVVLGTTHALEGPNICTRQETYTITVKVSEQKPYTMRENTWCFSFPPRCSKYKVVFKTVFRKQEITKQRPVEECCKGYTQTTTGDRCIPICSTDCVHGTCFAPDFCKCESGYGGPLCDFMCPAGKWGKSCEKDCMCQNEAICDPFNGECMCTRGWTGIHCDQTCPPDRYGQDCGEECRCRHGGSCHHISGECHCAPGYTGPLCDNLCPPGKHGDECKSECKCQNGGSCSPTTGECFCNPGWTGSVCANRCPDGFWGVNCSQICDCYNEGGCHHITGKCECKPGYYGEKCLNICPEGKFGLNCINNCTCENGALCSAINGTCTCSSGWMGEKCNKRVCKKEYWGPNCTKICDCDNDNTELCHPWTGKCICKTGWDGETCARPCPFYTYGKGCQNRCNCKNNAQCSPINGTCICAAGYRGNMTCDHVTGEYVCRPGYLGLTCEHPCPPNRYGLNCAHHCRCKNGGECHHVTGVCQCRPGWHGEYCQTPCPDGTYGINCTQHCTCQHGGKCRSNDGHCRCTAGWTGTKCTEVCPEGYYGDHCMEPCDCKNDFFTCHPADGCTCKHGYGGLNCDQELFSRNVQQKKEGGYGSIVAGFLFAAVVIAMTLAGWIYHRRRVTDLKNEIAQVQYIAEPASPPEQTQFDNPVYAYQGSSKFDDGTTTLLNNFQFRNNLGTSKKINNEKVKLGLSSCMDDDDDCKGSYNRYDLKNRDADMGNPNLNVYHSIDEMDGKKVEHVYDEIKQNNDESEYDQLDNPRPVSGYNQYNRMPNGLCSNSSDSAGPSKMKDKDPERGET is encoded by the exons ATGGCTTTATCGATTTGGTTGGTAACTTCAATTGTCGTTCTGGGAACGACTCACGCTCTCGAGGGACCGAATATTTGCACGAGGCAAGAAAC GTACACGATAACAGTGAAGGTATCGGAGCAGAAACCTTACACGATGCGGGAGAACACCTGGTGCTTCAGTTTTCCACCGAGATGTTCCAAATACAAAGTCGTGTTCAAGACGGTGTTCAGGAAACAG GAAATAACGAAGCAAAGGCCGGTGGAAGAGTGTTGCAAAGGCTACACGCAGACAACCACCGGTGATCGTTGCATACCTATTTGCTCCACGGATTGCGTTCATGGCACTTGCTTTGCACCAGATTTTTGCAAGTGCGAGTCAGGATATGGAGGCCCGTTATGCGATTTCA TGTGTCCAGCTGGAAAATGGGGCAAATCTTGTGAAAAGGATTGCATGTGCCAGAATGAAGCCATCTGTGACCCATTCAATGGCGAATGTATGTGCACCAGAGGATGGACTGGTATTCATTGTGATCAAACATGCCCTCCTGACCGATATGGACAGGATTGCGGGGAAGAGTGTCGCTGCAGACACGGTGGAAGCTGCCATCACATCTCTGGCGAATGCCATTGTGCCCCTGGCTACACAGGACCTCT TTGCGACAATTTATGTCCTCCTGGAAAACACGGTGACGAATGCAAATCAGAGTGCAAGTGTCAGAACGGTGGTTCCTGCAGTCCTACTACCGGTGAATGCTTCTGTAACCCTGGATGGACT GGTTCAGTCTGTGCGAATCGTTGTCCAGATGGTTTCTGGGGTGTAAATTGTTCCCAAATTTGTGATTGCTACAATGAAGGTGGCTGTCATCACATTACAGGGAAATGTGAATGCAAACCTGGTTACTATGGTGAAAAG TGCTTGAATATATGTCCAGAAGGAAAGTTTGGTTTGAACTGTATCAATAACTGTACCTGTGAAAATGGCGCATTGTGTTCTGCAATTAATGGCACTTGTACGTGTAGTTCCGGTTGGATGGGTGAAAAGTGCAATAAACGTGTCTGCAAGAAAGAATACTGGGGGCCTAATTGTACAAAG ATTTGCGACTGCGACAACGACAATACAGAACTGTGTCATCCTTGGACTGGGAAGTGCATTTGTAAGACTGGATGGGATGGTGAAACCTGTGCCAGACCTTGTCCATTCTATACATATGGCAAGGGTTGCCAGAATCGTTGTAATTGCAAGAATAACGCGCAATGCTCACCGATAAATGGAACTTGTATCTGCGCAGCAGGATACAGAG GAAACATGACTTGTGATCACGTCACCGGTGAATACGTTTGCCGTCCGGGATACTTGGGCTTAACCTGTGAACATCCTTGTCCACCTAATCGTTACGGATTGAATTGTGCTCATCATTGTCGTTGCAAAAATGGTGGAGAATGTCATCATGTAACAG GTGTATGTCAGTGCCGACCAGGTTGGCACGGCGAATATTGTCAAACACCTTGTCCAGATGGAACATATGGCATAAATTGCACTCAACACTGTACATGCCAACATGGAGGGAAATGCAGGTCTAATGATGGTCACTGTCGTTGTACAGCTGGTTGGACTGGCACCAAATGTACAGAGG TTTGTCCAGAAGGATATTATGGTGATCATTGTATGGAACCCTGTGATTGTAAAAATGACTTCTTTACATGTCATCCTGCTGATGGTTGTACTTGCAAGCATGGATACGGAG GTTTAAATTGTGATCAAGAATTATTTTCACGTAATGTTCAACAAAAGAAGGAAGGTGGATACGGCAGTATAGTTGCAGGATTTTTATTCGCTGCTGTCGTTATCGCTATGACTTTGGCAGGTTGGATATATCACCGGCGCAGAGTAACAGatctgaaaaatgaaattgcacAAGTGCAATATATCGCTGAACCTGCATCTCCTCCGG AACAAACACAGTTCGATAATCCTGTGTACGCGTATCAAGGTTCCTCGAAATTTGACGATGGAACAACTACTTTGTTGAATAATTTCCAGTTTAGAAATAATCTTGGAACAagcaagaaaataaataatgagaAGGTTAAACTTGGTTTAAGTAGTTGTATGGATGACGATGATGATTGCAAAG GATCATATAATCGATACGATCTTAAGAACAGAGATGCAGATATGGGAAATCCTAATCT